A genomic segment from Aspergillus puulaauensis MK2 DNA, chromosome 1, nearly complete sequence encodes:
- a CDS encoding FAD-dependent oxidoreductase (COG:S;~EggNog:ENOG410PM0T;~InterPro:IPR036188,IPR002938;~PFAM:PF01494;~TransMembrane:1 (o443-464i);~go_function: GO:0071949 - FAD binding [Evidence IEA]) — MGFRVIIVGGSVTGLSLANMLEKHGIDYVLLEAYREIAPQVGASIGMAPNGLRVLDQLGCYERLQEMAGNYYLKAEMRDLEGRVLYRSDGNGQADLIEKATGYPVIFLDRQMLLQVLYDMIQHKDRILTGKRVARLEMSDGELARVHTNDGSVYEGDIVVGADGVHSATRAEMWRLADELAPGTFTANEEADVNANAKCIFGISTRPTGFPSTKQQFISSKGVSYMTSPGPDSRLYWFLFVSMPTASGKAIPKWTKKDEELLAEQHLHDKITDQVSFGDLYKARRRTALVSLEEHVFLRWHFKRAITIGDSAHKVHPITVVGGNGAIESAALLCNALVRRLPENGSSTISEPEIEEAFTEVQDYQQHRAQSIVKEGKQMQAWLNQTFPLAGLAMRLASPFLNDGFFTERIIKVYSSAPTLERLALPVRPPATLPQTQVSRSDLSLVCKLFSAAILLGAVGYAVAWERIPLCRLW, encoded by the exons ATGGGCTTTCGGGTTATCATTGTGGGAGGCAGCGTGACTGGCCTGTCTCTTGCCAATATGCTCGAGAAACACGGCATCGACTACGTCCTCCTCGAGGCATACCGCGAGATTGCACCGCAAGTCGGGGCCAGCATCGGGATGGCACCTAATGGGCTACGCGTTCTCGACCAGCTGGGTTGCTATGAGCGCCTTCAAGAGATGGCAGGCAACTACTACTTGAAAGCAGAAATGAGGGACCTTGAGGGGCGCGTCCTGTACAGAAGTGATGGGAATGGACAAGCCGATCTGATTGAGAAAGC AACGGGATACCCGGTGATTTTCCTAGATCGGCAGATGCTGCTGCAGGTGCTGTACGATATGATTCAACACAAGGACAGGATCTTGACTGGAAAGCGGGTTGCTAGATTGGAGATGAGCGACGGGGAACTGGCGCGCGTCCACACCAACGACGGTTCAGTGTATGAGGGCGACATTGTAGTTGGTGCCGATGGGGTGCATAGTGCCACTCGGGCTGAGATGTGGCGCCTTGCGGACGAGCTTGCTCCGGGAACATTTACAGCAAACGAAGAGGCCG ACGTCAACGCTAACGCCAAGTGCATCTTTGGCATTTCCACAAGGCCAACAGGGTTCCCCTCTACCAAACAGCAATTCATCTCGAGCAAGGGGGTGAGCTACATGACGTCCCCGGGCCCTGATAGTCGACTCTACTGGTTTCTGTTTGTCTCGATGCCGACTGCCTCCGGCAAGGCGATTCCTAAATGGAcaaagaaggacgaggagctgcTAGCAGAGCAACACCTCCACGACAAAATTACTGACCAGGTAAGCTTCGGCGACCTCTACAAGGCCCGTCGAAGGACTGCGCTGGTTTCCCTAGAGGAACATGTCTTCCTGCGGTGGCATTTCAAGAGGGCCATTACCATTGGCGACTCGGCGCACAAG GTCCACCCCATAACAGTTGTAGGAGGTAATGGAGCCATCGAGTCAGCAGCCTTGCTCTGCAATGCCCTTGTACGCAGACTACCCGAAAACGGCTCTTCCACCATCTCTGAACCGGAGATTGAAGAAGCATTCACAGAAGTCCAGGATTACCAGCAGCACCGTGCACAAAGCATTGTCAAAGAAGGAAAGCAGATGCAGGCCTGGTTGAACCAGACATTTCCACTCGCTGGTCTGGCCATGAGACTCGCGTCTCCTTTCCTCAATGATGGATTTTTTACTGAGCGGATCATCAAGGTTTATTCGTCTGCGCCGACGCTGGAGAGGCTTGCTCTACCAGTGCGACCTCCGGCCACGCTACCTCAGACGCAGGTTTCGCGTTCCGATTTAAGTCTTGTGTGCAAGCTATTCAGCGCAGCAATACTGCTGGGGGCCGTTGGCTACGCGGTAGCCTGGGAGAGAATTCCGTTGTGTCGGCTGTGGTGA
- a CDS encoding uncharacterized protein (COG:S;~EggNog:ENOG410Q23K;~InterPro:IPR036404,IPR001229), with protein MPATHGRVKNGPYGGMGGQYYDAEHGEHKIHKVNAWGRSYAGYDVLNGFQFTYDDGYQGPLVGHQNSNNHKEFTFKDGEKIDSMTVYAGDNEGFVNGFDFHTNYNNNYSIGGKEGKHNRLPSIGTGEWIGAEGRDPIHGAADVVDNIDIWFKA; from the coding sequence ATGCCTGCTACACATGGAAGAGTTAAGAACGGCCCATATGGCGGAATGGGAGGCCAATACTACGATGCAGAACATGGGGAACATAAAATCCACAAGGTTAACGCCTGGGGACGGAGCTACGCCGGCTACGATGTTCTGAACGGCTTCCAGTTCACCTACGACGACGGCTACCAGGGCCCGCTTGTCGGCCACCAGAACTCCAACAATCATAAAGAGTTTACCTTCAAGGATGGCGAAAAGATAGATTCCATGACTGTCTATGCTGGTGACAACGAAGGCTTTGTCAACGGCTTCGACTTCCATACCAACTACAATAATAACTATTCGATTGGTGGAAAGGAGGGTAAGCACAACCGTCTCCCGAGCATTGGAACTGGTGAATGGATTGGAGCTGAGGGCAGGGACCCCATTCATGGCGCCGCCGATGTTGTGGATAATATCGACATTTGGTTCAAGGCTTGA
- a CDS encoding uncharacterized protein (COG:S;~EggNog:ENOG410PX5Q;~InterPro:IPR036291,IPR005097;~PFAM:PF03435;~go_function: GO:0016491 - oxidoreductase activity [Evidence IEA];~go_process: GO:0055114 - oxidation-reduction process [Evidence IEA]), producing MTSNPKILLTGATGFIGGSILTALLQSPVLSLQSSPITCLLRDDSNRAALLTSTYGNRVNPSIYDGLDDLETTSAVAAEHDIVINTTMGFHSASTKALLRGLAQRKAHTGRDVWMIHTSGTSNIGDKPITNPVGLREFDDLADDVYAHEKALEAAEPYAQRTTELGVIDTGLELGVKTLVIMSPIIYGTGTGLFNRVSIHTGYMKAILKIGHAVVVGDGAGLWDHVHIEDLADLYRLVVLDVVEREGKALPTGKKGIVFSGNGRHSWLEYSQLVADACYEKGLISERKVTHINIDEAAEILMPRLGFANEVFAKEDLKSAAEIFCCNERTIANVPRTLGWNPVKGDDVWKRAFRDDLDAIAGR from the coding sequence ATGACATCCAACCCCAAGATCCTCTTGACAGGCGCCACAGGCTTCATCGGGGGCAGTATCCTCACTGCGCTGCTCCAGTCGCCTGTGCTCTCGCTCCAGTCCAGCCCTATAACATGCCTACTGCGAGATGATAGCAACCGCGCAGCTCTGCTCACCTCCACCTACGGCAATCGGGTCAATCCCAGCATCTACGATGGCCTCGATGACTTGGAGACTACCAGCGCCGTCGCCGCAGAGCACGACATAGTCATTAACACCACCATGGGATTTCATTCCGCATCCACGAAGGCGCTCCTCCGCGGACTGGCGCAGCGCAAGGCCCATACCGGCCGTGACGTCTGGATGATCCACACATCCGGCACATCCAACATCGGCGACAAGCCCATCACGAACCCCGTTGGATTAAGAGAGTTCGACGACCTGGCTGACGACGTGTATGCGCATGAAAAGGCGCTCGAAGCGGCGGAGCCCTACGCGCAACGGACCACCGAGCTGGGTGTCATTGATACGGGCCTCGAGCTGGGCGTCAAGACGCTCGTGATTATGAGTCCGATCATTTATGGGACCGGTACGGGCTTGTTCAACAGGGTTAGCATCCACACTGGGTACATGAAAGCGATACTGAAGATCGGGCATGCGGTGGTGGTAGGTGACGGGGCTGGTCTGTGGGACCACGTGCACATCGAGGATCTGGCCGACTTGTACCGGCTCGTCGTGCTGGATGTCGTGGAACGGGAAGGCAAGGCTTTGCCTACTGGGAAGAAGGGGATCGTGTTCAGTGGTAATGGGCGGCATTCGTGGCTGGAATATTCGCAGCTCGTGGCGGATGCTTGCTACGAAAAGGGTCTCATATCGGAAAGAAAGGTCACCCATATCAACATCGACGAAGCGGCAGAAATTCTAATGCCGCGTCTTGGCTTTGCTAATGAGGTGTTTGCGAAGGAGGATTTGAAATCGGCTGCGGAGATTTTCTGCTGTAACGAAAGGACAATCGCTAATGTTCCCCGAACTCTTGGGTGGAATCCAGTCAAGGGAGACGACGTCTGGAAACGGGCATTTCGTGATGATTTGGACGCCATCGCAGGTAGATAG
- a CDS encoding esterase/lipase family protein (COG:S;~EggNog:ENOG410PMBG;~InterPro:IPR000073,IPR029058;~PFAM:PF12697,PF05057) has protein sequence MGLHQIYPAQRRGRFSVDVVLVHGLCSDSSSAWTKNDITWPRDLLPHSLGYCNARILTFSYAAEGFLSANTKTHGVRTFTCAESLLSDLRDYRIMDPKRPIIFVGHSLGGLVIKSALVHANIRNQVYGIIAECTKAIVFFSTPHQGSDNAAWDAFFTSLDQANLQGAQVVGELRLWSDMLVQLTVEFADLARFFRMTSFFETRGSKGVFVVKEASARIGQFGERPRGLDADHIGICKFVEDDDNWGIVQARFEAIAYEIGIYDEITHPVSQPARAPLALEAPQEDEDELVRRIQQNLHGSMRRN, from the exons ATG GGCCTACATCAGATATACCCCGCTCAGAGGCGAGGAAGGTTTAGCGTTGA TGTTGTCCTCGTCCACGGCCTGTGCAGTGATTCGTCCTCAGCATGGACCAAGAACGACATCACCTGGCCCAGGGACCTGCTTCCTCATTCATTGGGATACTGCAACGCGCGGATTCTTACGTTCAGCTACGCAGCAGAAGGCTTTCTCAGCGCCAATACCAAGACCCACGGGGTCCGTACTTTTACCTGCGCCGAGTCCCTGCTCAGTGATCTTAGAGACTATCGGATTATGGATCCAAAACGCCCCATCATCTTTGTTGGCCATTCTCTGGGTGGACTGGTGATCAAGTCTGCCCTGGTGCACGCAAACATCCGCAATCAAGTTTACGGCATCATAGCGGAGTGCACCAAAGCGATTGTCTTCTTCAGCACACCGCACCAAGGAAGTGACAATGCTGCTTGGGACGCTTTCTTCACCAGCCTGGACCAAGCGAACCTGCAGGGAGCGCAGGTTGTTGGAGAGCTGAGACTATGGTCAGACATGCTGGTGCAGCTCACAGTGGAATTCGCCGACCTCGCCCGGTTCTTCCGGATGACCTCGTTCTTCGAAACGCGGGGAAGCAAGGGTGTCTTC GTTGTCAAGGAAGCAAGCGCAAGAATAGGGCAGTTCGGGGAGCGCCCACGGGGCCTCGACGCAGACCATATCGGAATCTGTAAGTTCGTTGAAGACGATGATAATTGGGGTATTGTGCAGGCCCGCTTCGAAGCAATTGCATACGAAATCGGTATCTACGATGAAATCACCCATCCTGTTTCTCAACCTGCACGAGCGCCTCTCGCTCTGGAGGCCCCtcaggaagatgaggacgaacTTGTCAGGCGCATCCAGCAGAATTTACATGGTTCGATGAGAAGGAACTAG
- a CDS encoding uncharacterized protein (COG:E;~EggNog:ENOG410Q11H;~InterPro:IPR002293;~PFAM:PF00324,PF13520;~TransMembrane:12 (i33-56o68-93i114-138o158-175i182-207o227-245i266-290o322-344i365-387o393-415i435-456o462-483i);~go_component: GO:0016020 - membrane [Evidence IEA];~go_function: GO:0022857 - transmembrane transporter activity [Evidence IEA];~go_process: GO:0055085 - transmembrane transport [Evidence IEA]), translating into MAEKSKPPGSPSLGVEKTMTDPQTPPEQLEKRYTLLSVIAFAFTTMNSWMAFASGIAVPLACGGGPGIIYGLIVGAIVMAIINVGSAELASAFPSAGGQYHMVFMVFPKSSRRAAAFFVGWITIVYLVAALVSCNFFVASSVLELVALWIDTYQVQAWHTYLLHVALCIVAFFLTSRFPAAIGWLGVGIFFLSLMGFVASMVTLLAVSDERQSSDAVFRDYRNTSGWTDGWAMIIGITGCLWAYSGGDAPTHVAEEVPNPSRNVPIAMCVSIGLGFVTVLAWIIALMFVVKDVDAIVESTVPILEVYNQALGSRVASTIWSVYYMVMFYDIVLNLFIFGGRTIWSMSRDGGIPCSRWFSHLQWNSPVRATALLLALQIIVGILYIISSEAYSSFINLTLFNLNITFAIPQAALFFRGRGCLPERAFSLGRYGSAVNLVATLFIILFSISFCFPVALPVTGASMNYLVVVMAISWIILAALWWGGLNKTFTGPREIVNSENGSFQAY; encoded by the coding sequence ATGGCCGAGAAGTCTAAGCCACCGGGTAGCCCATCCCTGGGCGTCGAGAAGACCATGACCGATCCCCAGACCCCCCCGGAACAATTGGAAAAACGGTATACCCTCCTTTCTGTGATCGCATTCGCCTTCACCACGATGAATTCATGGATGGCGTTCGCGTCCGGCATCGCAGTCCCGCTTGCGTGTGGCGGAGGCCCTGGCATTATCTACGGCCTCATCGTGGGAGCTATCGTGATGGCCATCATCAATGTTGGTTCTGCGGAGCTGGCTTCTGCTTTTCCTTCTGCCGGGGGTCAATACCATATGGTCTTCATGGTGTTTCCCAAATCATCACGCCGGGCTGCTGCCTTTTTCGTGGGATGGATTACGATCGTCTACCTCGTGGCGGCGTTGGTGTCGTGCAATTTCTTTGTCGCAAGCTCAGTCCTCGAGCTGGTTGCGCTCTGGATTGACACGTACCAGGTTCAAGCATGGCATACATATCTGCTTCATGTGGCATTATGTATTGTTGCGTTCTTCCTGACATCCCGATTCCCGGCGGCcattggctggctgggtgtTGGCATCTTCTTTCTGTCACTGATGGGCTTCGTCGCCTCGATGGTCACCCTATTGGCTGTCAGCGACGAAAGGCAGAGCAGCGACGCGGTGTTTCGGGACTACAGGAATACTAGCGGGTGGACAGATGGCTGGGCAATGATTATCGGCATTACAGGGTGCCTTTGGGCATACAGTGGCGGCGATGCACCAACGCACGTCGCGGAAGAAGTGCCGAACCCCAGTCGCAATGTGCCAATTGCCATGTGTGTCTCAATTGGCCTGGGGTTTGTCACCGTTCTGGCGTGGATTATTGCGCTCATGTTCGTCGTGAAAGACGTCGATGCGATTGTGGAATCGACAGTTCCAATCCTGGAGGTATACAACCAAGCATTGGGGTCCAGAGTCGCGAGCACCATCTGGAGCGTGTACTATATGGTGATGTTCTACGATATTGTCCTGaacctcttcatctttggAGGTCGAACGATCTGGTCCATGTCTCGCGACGGCGGCATTCCCTGCTCCAGATGGTTTTCTCATCTCCAATGGAACAGCCCCGTGCGCGCGACAGCTCTCTTGCTGGCTCTGCAGATTATCGTCGGCATCCTGTACATCATCTCATCCGAAGCCTACAGcagcttcatcaacctcaCTTTGTTCAACCTCAATATCACCTTCGCGATTCCCCAGGCAGCCCTGTTCTTCCGTGGCCGGGGGTGTCTCCCAGAACGAGCGTTCTCGCTGGGGAGATATGGGTCTGCGGTTAATCTGGTGGCGACGCTATTCATCATtctcttctcgatctcgtttTGCTTCCCCGTGGCCCTGCCCGTTACCGGGGCGTCGATGAACTATTTGGTCGTTGTCATGGCTATTTCCTGGATTATCCTAGCTGCGCTGTGGTGGGGAGGATTGAACAAGACGTTCACGGGGCCCCGGGAGATTGTTAACAGTGAGAATGGGAGCTTTCAAGCGTATTAA
- a CDS encoding zinc-binding alcohol dehydrogenase family protein (COG:C;~EggNog:ENOG410PJRZ;~InterPro:IPR011032,IPR020843,IPR036291;~go_function: GO:0016491 - oxidoreductase activity [Evidence IEA]): MKEAIVRKDLSVDIVDSRIPEPAPGHVLIKVVVAGSNPKDWKIPVLFGNEMNSGDDIAGTIEAVGEGVVGFHKGDRVAAFHEMMTAHGAFAEYAIAPYYTTFHIPGATSYEEAATIPLAAYTSACALFQELELPEPWSPVAKAAGKEDIRRPLIIYGASTATGAFAIKLAAAANIHPIITVGSKRSDFIRPFLDATKGDVLIDYTAYPEEEDLIKAIQDAVKKGGAADGRCWKAYDTVSEDNTIRLVTKAIAGPPDAAGRKPKATNIFLKSEVEGSDPSVDIVFSMVGQVHYEDENDKLIGVTWGAAFARGLREGWLTSHPYVIGSNGLESLSEGLKGLRDGKIRAQKFLTRLDTTPA, translated from the exons ATGAAAGAAGCGATCGTGAGGAAGGACCTGTCAGTCGACATTGTTGATTCCCGCATCCCCGAACCGGCGCCCGGACATGTATTGATCAAGGTTGTTGTCGCTG GGTCCAACCCGAAGGACTGGAAGATCCCGGTCCTGTTTGGCAATGAAATGAATAGCGGTGATGATATCGCCGGGACCATTGAAGCCGTGGGGGAGGGTGTTGTAGGGTTCCACAAGGGGGACCGCGTGGCCGCCTTCCACGAGATGATGACTGCCCACGGCGCCTTCGCCGAGTACGCCATTGCTCCTTACTATACCACCTTCCACATCCCGGGCGCGACCTCATACGAAGAGGCCGCCACAATCCCCCTGGCTGCCTATACCTCTGCCTGCGCGCTCTTCCAGGAGCTTGAGCTCCCTGAGCCCTGGTCGCCGGTTGCCAAAGCCGCGGGCAAGGAGGACATTCGCCGTCCTCTGATTATCTATGGAGCCAGTACTGCTACTGGAGCTTTCGCTATCAAGCTTGCCGCGGCTGCCAATATTCACCCGATCATTACTGTTGGCAGCAAGCGGAGCGACTTCATCAGGCCGTTCCTCGACGCAACCAAGGGTGATGTTCTCATCGACTACACGGCTTacccagaagaggaggatctgATCAAGGCGATCCAAGACGCTGTCAAGAAGGGAGGTGCTGCGGACGGTCGCTGCTGGAAGGCCTACGACACTGTTTCCGAAGACAACACAATTAGGCTTGTCACCAAGGCCATTGCCGGTCCGCCAGACGCCGCGGGCCGAAAGCCAAAGGCAACTAATATTTTCCTCAAAAGCGAGGTTGAGGGTTCTGACCCGAGCGTTGACATTGTCTTCTCCATGGTTGGTCAAGTTCATTAcgaggacgagaacgacaagCTCATTGGCGTGACATGGGGAGCGGCGTTCGCGCGAGGTTTGCGCGAGGGTTGGCTCACGTCGCATCCCTATGTGATAGGCAGCAATGGCCTTGAGAGCTTGTCTGAAGGCTTAAAAGGCCTGAGAGACGGCAAAATACGCGCACAGAAGTTTTTGACTCGTCTCGATACAACGCCTGCGTGA